The following coding sequences lie in one Rutidosis leptorrhynchoides isolate AG116_Rl617_1_P2 chromosome 6, CSIRO_AGI_Rlap_v1, whole genome shotgun sequence genomic window:
- the LOC139853970 gene encoding uncharacterized protein — MVTSGRANQRRKLEVSEEWENTPIMFPTIAQEPSDAPITIKGRVKSCGYIIKRLHIDTGCGFSGESAWPIGIIELELELVDDDNKELVRSTTVEFAVVRSYSKYNALLGRTTLQKMATIPSTVHGLIKFPTPLGIATIRSENQDASIAAVEQVKQQPTKSEQIRRCMIIANPRHPEQKIKIGRGLSDETKFKLRNILASNTDVFAWKEADMTGVPREIVEHKLNANPNLMPVRQKKCGMAPERSEWLKAKVDKLVKAKILLEVRYQTCVANQVLMAANDEDKTAFHTSQGIYCYTKMPFGLKNAGAIYQRVIDEAYKCQFGRNLEAYVDDLVIKSTTEQGLLEDILETFTSLGKINMKLNS; from the exons ATGGTAACCAGCGGACGAGCAAATCAGAGGCGCAAGTTGGAAGTATCTGAAGAATGGGAAAACACTCCCATCATGTTCCCGACCATAGCGCAGGAACCCTCGGATGCGCCCATCACAATTAAGGGACGTGTTAAGAGCTGCGGGTACATCATCAAGCGACTGCACATAGACACCGGTTGCG GATTTTCTGGGGAGTCCGCATGGCCAATCGGGATCATCGAATTAGAGCTGGAGCTGGTGGACGATGATAATAAGGAGTTAGTGAGAAGCACGACAGTAGAATTTGCCGTCGTAAGGTCTTACTCAAAATATAACGCGCTTTTAGGGCGCACGACTTTGCAAAAAATGGCAACCATCCCTTCCACCGTACATGGCCTTATCAAGTTCCCAACACCGTTAGGAATTGCAACGATAAGGTCAGAAAATCAAGATGCAAGCATTGCGGCCGTAGAACAAGTAAAACAACAGCCTACCAAGTCAGAGCAAATTCGAAGATGCATGATCATCGCAAACCCGCGACATCCGGAACAGAAAATTAAAATTGGCAGAGGATTGTCTGATGAGACAAAGTTTAAGCTTCGTAATATATTAGCTTCTAATACGGATGTCTTCGCATGGAAAGAAGCGGACATGACGGGCGTACCAAGGGAAATTGTTGAGCACAAGCTTAACGCAAATCCTAATCTGATGCCAGTGCGACAAAAGAAATGCGGCATGGCTCCTGAAAGAAGCGAATGGTTGAAGGCAAAAGTCGATAAGTTGGTCAAAGCAAAAATCTTGCTAGAAGTAAGGTACCAAACATGTGTAGCAAACCAAGTGCTG ATGGCAGCGAACGACGAGGATAAGACTGCTTTCCACACAAGCCAGGGCATATACTGCTATACcaagatgccatttggtttaaaaaaTGCTGGAGCAATATACCAACGGGTAATAGACGAAGCTTACAAATGTCAGTTTGGGAGAAATTTAGAAGCATACGTTGACGACCTAGTTATAAAAAGCACAACAGAACAAGGTCTGTTGGAAGACATATTAGAAACTTTCACTTCGTTAGGAAAGATTAATATGAAGCTTAACTCGTAG
- the LOC139853969 gene encoding uncharacterized protein yields the protein MPSPRNKKEVQSLTGKLTALTRFLSKFAERSLPFFGTLKNCLKKTDFKWTEEAEAAFQEMKKLLKELPIMTAPIAGETLILYLAASKEAISSVQMPVYFVSKALTGSELNYHAIEKLVYALVHTARRLRRFSPRSVVKGQVLADYLAEIAGDIEVLHESKEIPPPPEQLWEMHTHGACGPEGAGARIVLKIPEGEEYTFALRFGFPIINNEAEYEALLFGMRVAKYLEIKELSVYVDSQLVANQFNRIFEAHDESMQKYLKLVQELAVDFDLFQIIQVSRTLNKKADALSKLTALTFSHFKKEIWPEEVKIKSIEEDSVSAAVEEEEQSWMTPIIEFLTK from the exons ATGCCGTCACCAAGAAATAAAAAAGAAGTACAAAGTTTAACGGGTAAGTTGACGGCATTAACGAGGTTCTTATCAAAATTCGCAGAGCGATCACTCCCCTTTTTCGGGACATTGAAGAATTGCTTAAAGAAAACGGATTTCAAGTGGACGGAGGAAGCAGAAGCGGCATTTCAAGAAATGAAAAAGTTGCTGAAAGAGCTGCCAATAATGACTGCGCCGATTGCGGGAGAAACGTTGATACTATACTTAGCAGCATCgaaggaagcaataagttca GTACAAATGcctgtatattttgttagcaaagctttgACAGGAAGCGAATTAAACTATCATGCAATCGAAAAACTGGTTTATGCACTCGTGCATACGGCTAGACGCTTACGAAG ATTCTCACCACGAAGTGTGGTAAAAGGACAAGTCCTAGCAGATTATTTGGCTGAAATAGCCGGAGATATCGAAGTCTTgcatgaatcaaaagaaataccacctccgCCCGAACAGTTGTGGGAAATGCACACACACGGGGCTTGTGGCCCAGAAGGCGCAGGGGCAAGAATAGTCCTAAAAATTCCAGAAGGAGAGGAATATACCTTCGCACTGCGATTCGGCTTCCCTATCATAAATAATGAAGCTGAATATGAAGCATTGTTATTTGGGATGCGGGTAGCAAAATATCTGGAGATTAAAGAACTGTCAGTATATGTTGATTCGCAGTTAGTTGCAAACCAATTTAACAGAATATTCGAAGCACACGATGAATCAATGCAAAAATACTTAAAGCTTGTGCAAGAGCTAGCAGTTGACTTCGATTTATTCCAGATAATTCAGGTTTCGAGGACGCTGAATaaaaaggcggatgcgctaagTAAGTTAACCGCATTAACATTCAgtcattttaagaaagaaatttggcCTGAGGAAGTTAAAATAAAATCTATTGAAGAAGACAGTGTTTCGGCTGCAGTTGAAGAAGAGGAACAGAGTTGGATGACACCAATAATAGAATTTCTAACCAAATGA
- the LOC139853968 gene encoding uncharacterized protein, whose translation MTLPIDSSEARKIKMKAPMYLLNKGILYRKSFLGPHLRCLNPTQAESIIREVHEGMCALHSGHKIVASKIMRLGYYWPSMYRDAAEVIRKCQSCQLHAPVSKAP comes from the coding sequence ATGACATTGCCGATAGATTCAAGTGAAGCAAGAAAGATTAAGATGAAAGCACCAATGTATCTGTTAAACAAGGGAATACTATATAGAAAGTCTTTTCTGGGACCTCATTTGAGGTGCCTTAATCCAACTCAAGCGGAGTCAATCATACGGGAAGTACACGAGGGAATGTGCGCTCTGCATTCAGGACACAAAATAGTTGCATCCAAAATAATGCGGCTCGGATATTACTGGCCGTCAATGTACAGAGATGCCGCAGAGGTAATACGCAAGTGTCAGTCGTGTCAACTTCATGCACCTGTAAGCAAGGCTCCATGA